A window of Mucilaginibacter paludis DSM 18603 contains these coding sequences:
- the pyrE gene encoding orotate phosphoribosyltransferase, producing MFNKSEIEQQVAEFLLQIKAIKLQPNNPFTWASGWKSPIYCDNRTTLSHPAIRTYIRQKLVRLIQEEFGPVACIAGVATAGIPQGVLVAQELGLPFVYVRAKPKEHGTGNLIEGDVFEGQRVLVVEDLISTGKSSLQAVEALKAIGCDVAGLVAIFTYGFDASVENFKKAGCKFATLSNYNALIEYAEKNQYISKNDVRLLEQWREDPAGWDAKLPD from the coding sequence ATGTTTAATAAAAGTGAGATCGAACAGCAAGTTGCCGAGTTTCTGCTGCAAATTAAAGCAATTAAATTACAACCTAACAATCCTTTTACATGGGCGTCGGGATGGAAATCTCCAATTTATTGCGATAACCGCACAACACTTTCACACCCGGCCATCCGTACTTACATCCGTCAAAAATTGGTCCGTTTAATACAGGAAGAATTTGGCCCCGTTGCCTGCATAGCAGGTGTGGCTACGGCAGGCATACCCCAGGGCGTATTGGTTGCCCAGGAGCTTGGGCTTCCGTTTGTTTATGTGCGTGCTAAGCCTAAAGAACATGGTACCGGCAATTTAATTGAAGGCGATGTTTTTGAGGGGCAGCGCGTTTTGGTTGTAGAAGATTTGATATCTACCGGTAAAAGTAGTTTACAGGCCGTTGAAGCACTTAAAGCCATAGGCTGCGATGTGGCTGGGCTGGTAGCTATTTTTACTTATGGCTTTGATGCCTCGGTTGAAAACTTTAAAAAAGCAGGCTGCAAATTTGCTACCTTATCAAATTATAACGCGTTAATTGAGTATGCTGAAAAGAATCAGTATATTTCAAAAAACGATGTAAGGCTGTTGGAGCAATGGCGCGAAGACCCTGCTGGATGGGATGCTAAATTACCGGATTGA
- a CDS encoding SRPBCC family protein, with product MTNIESKITIQKPVADVYQFLADLNNHQQLMPENIYNWTSTTDEARFTIQNMAKLALKVSNRIENQEIQIIPAEEPPFAMELKWILQGDGDNTVATHQISADLNMMMKMLVSGPLQKLADSETSKLAEILNNR from the coding sequence ATGACTAATATTGAGAGCAAGATTACCATTCAGAAACCTGTTGCCGATGTTTACCAGTTTTTGGCTGATTTAAATAATCATCAGCAACTGATGCCCGAAAATATTTACAACTGGACATCTACTACCGACGAGGCCCGTTTTACCATACAAAACATGGCTAAACTGGCTCTTAAAGTGAGTAACAGGATAGAGAATCAGGAGATACAGATCATCCCTGCTGAAGAACCTCCTTTTGCCATGGAGTTAAAATGGATATTACAAGGTGATGGCGACAACACAGTAGCCACACATCAAATTTCGGCAGACCTGAATATGATGATGAAGATGCTGGTAAGCGGTCCGTTGCAAAAGTTAGCCGATAGCGAAACTTCCAAACTGGCCGAAATTTTAAATAACCGTTAA
- a CDS encoding DUF6882 domain-containing protein: MISLEPDFEDYKNNCLEDLMDLQGEFMKLYDIDSYEHWYYDHGIGAFHFKADDGRNLYFKYVDVGSFSTKANTWNWSWDNQTTPAHVCRGLEKVKAFGQANNFDQLTKGLFEGDDYTGWAMNAIAARLLSAIGAYRVPQEHLFIYFVFTNQLTQEEYDGLKDKYVDCSIHNSGRLSFVCQHISKDQYTGFHEAFESDPLVDDDEEDDYQAWCDECEKIRLSEGEWNDVSMAFAKIKIVCGQCYFEIKKRNQTGQ; the protein is encoded by the coding sequence ATGATTTCGTTAGAACCGGATTTTGAAGACTACAAGAACAATTGCCTTGAAGATTTGATGGATCTGCAAGGGGAGTTTATGAAATTATATGACATTGATAGTTACGAACACTGGTATTACGACCACGGTATTGGCGCCTTCCATTTTAAAGCTGATGATGGAAGAAACCTATACTTTAAATATGTTGACGTTGGATCGTTTTCTACAAAGGCCAATACCTGGAACTGGAGTTGGGATAATCAAACCACACCGGCGCATGTATGCCGCGGGCTTGAAAAAGTAAAAGCATTTGGCCAGGCTAATAACTTTGATCAGCTTACCAAGGGATTGTTTGAGGGCGATGATTACACAGGCTGGGCCATGAATGCCATAGCGGCCAGGCTGTTAAGTGCCATTGGTGCATACCGCGTTCCGCAAGAGCACTTGTTTATTTATTTTGTATTCACCAACCAATTAACGCAGGAAGAATACGATGGATTAAAGGATAAATATGTCGATTGCAGTATCCATAACTCCGGCAGGTTGAGTTTTGTATGCCAACACATCAGTAAAGACCAGTATACCGGCTTTCATGAGGCATTTGAATCCGATCCCTTGGTTGACGACGATGAGGAAGACGATTACCAGGCCTGGTGTGATGAATGTGAAAAAATAAGATTGAGTGAAGGCGAATGGAATGATGTATCAATGGCTTTTGCAAAAATTAAAATTGTTTGCGGCCAATGCTATTTCGAGATCAAAAAAAGGAATCAAACCGGCCAGTAA
- a CDS encoding AAA family ATPase, translating into MPFLSQISLPPLQDGTYLQHIPSLNRGLQLKLQSNVTFFVGENGSGKSTLLEGIAEHCGFSLRGGNRNHNSNTGHRFTGYESPLARALQLTWTPRRVTEGFFMRAESFFNFASYIDELAVEDARILQAYGGKSLHEQSHGESFLALFNNQFEAGIYILDEPEAALSPSRILAFMSVIHQLDQSGRAQFLIATHSPMLICYPGASIYQFDDAGVRQSSYQDTEHFYLTKSFLNNPALYLRHLMDE; encoded by the coding sequence ATGCCGTTTTTATCTCAAATATCGCTCCCACCCCTGCAGGATGGCACTTACCTGCAACACATCCCCAGCCTTAACAGGGGCCTGCAACTCAAGCTCCAAAGCAATGTTACCTTTTTTGTGGGCGAGAATGGATCGGGGAAATCTACTTTGCTTGAAGGCATTGCCGAGCATTGTGGCTTTAGTTTAAGGGGAGGTAACCGCAACCATAATTCAAACACTGGGCACCGGTTTACGGGATACGAATCGCCCCTGGCGCGCGCCTTGCAACTCACCTGGACACCACGCCGGGTAACCGAAGGCTTCTTTATGCGTGCCGAGAGCTTTTTTAATTTTGCTTCGTACATTGATGAGTTGGCTGTCGAGGATGCCCGCATTTTACAAGCTTATGGCGGCAAATCATTACACGAGCAATCTCACGGAGAGTCGTTCCTCGCCCTGTTTAACAACCAGTTCGAAGCGGGCATTTACATCCTTGATGAGCCCGAAGCTGCCCTGTCGCCGTCCCGGATCCTGGCCTTTATGTCGGTAATTCACCAGCTTGATCAGAGCGGCCGGGCTCAATTTTTAATAGCAACGCATTCGCCCATGCTCATTTGTTACCCGGGCGCATCTATTTATCAGTTTGACGATGCCGGTGTGCGCCAAAGCAGCTACCAGGATACCGAGCATTTTTATCTCACCAAATCATTTTTAAACAACCCGGCATTATACCTTCGCCACCTGATGGATGAGTGA
- a CDS encoding AAA family ATPase: MPFLSQISLPPLQDGTYLQHIQSLNRGLQLKLKSNVTFFVGENGSGKSTLLEGIAEQCGFSLRGGNRNHNLNTARLFEDFESPLAAYLKFVWTPRRVNKGFFMRAESFFNFASYIDELAAEEEDEEDNILKAYGGKSLHEQSHGESFLALFNNQFEAGIYILDEPEAALSPGRILAFMSVIHQLEQSGRAQFLIATHSPMLICYPGASIYQFDYAGVRQTRYEDTEHFYLTKSFLNNPALYLRHLMDE; encoded by the coding sequence ATGCCATTTTTATCCCAGATATCGCTTCCTCCCCTACAGGATGGCACTTACCTGCAACATATCCAGAGCCTTAACCGGGGCTTACAACTTAAGCTCAAAAGCAATGTTACCTTTTTTGTAGGCGAGAATGGATCCGGGAAATCTACTTTGCTTGAAGGTATTGCCGAGCAATGCGGGTTTAGTTTAAGGGGAGGTAACCGTAACCATAATTTGAACACAGCGCGCCTGTTTGAGGATTTTGAATCGCCCCTGGCAGCCTACCTGAAATTTGTATGGACCCCACGACGGGTGAACAAAGGTTTTTTTATGCGTGCTGAAAGCTTTTTCAATTTCGCTTCTTATATTGATGAATTGGCCGCTGAAGAAGAGGATGAGGAAGATAATATTTTAAAAGCCTACGGTGGCAAATCATTACATGAGCAATCTCACGGAGAATCGTTCCTCGCCCTGTTTAATAACCAGTTCGAAGCAGGTATCTACATTCTTGATGAGCCCGAAGCAGCCCTGTCGCCGGGCAGGATTCTGGCCTTTATGTCGGTAATTCACCAGCTTGAGCAGAGCGGCCGTGCACAATTTTTAATAGCCACTCATTCGCCTATGCTCATTTGTTACCCGGGCGCATCTATTTATCAGTTTGACTACGCCGGTGTGCGCCAAACCCGCTATGAGGATACAGAACATTTTTATCTCACCAAATCGTTTCTGAATAACCCGGCGTTATATCTTCGCCATCTGATGGATGAGTGA
- a CDS encoding helix-turn-helix domain-containing protein, with product MKKLKQFDALLVEEYEETVFHQPSHSQNYYEIVYIFEGNGVHWLNDSGITYNSGDLFVVSPEDKHYFEIKQRTRFAIVKFTDSYFCDKQHLIPDDLLINRPETIMRNKLLKEGKLALDESARYLLNNTMCNIVASKDRKDLTSSPFIYCQVLSVFGLIKEAMAQLDIPLRSRLPDLKALTLYIHQHIYEPEKIQVKNVAANFNIAPNYFSVYFSRNFDMSYRDYINNYRIKLIEKRVMAGLTLKQIANEFGFSDESHLSHFFRKRIALSPGQYRAQKARLDQKT from the coding sequence GTTTGATGCCTTATTGGTGGAAGAATATGAGGAAACTGTTTTCCATCAACCTTCGCACAGCCAGAATTATTATGAGATAGTTTATATTTTTGAAGGCAATGGCGTGCATTGGCTTAATGATAGTGGCATAACCTATAACTCCGGCGACCTGTTTGTAGTTTCGCCGGAGGACAAGCACTACTTCGAGATAAAGCAACGCACCCGCTTTGCCATAGTTAAATTTACCGATAGCTATTTCTGCGATAAACAACATTTGATACCCGATGACCTGTTGATCAACCGCCCCGAAACCATCATGCGGAATAAATTACTGAAGGAAGGTAAACTGGCTTTGGATGAATCTGCAAGGTATCTGTTAAACAATACAATGTGCAATATAGTTGCCAGCAAAGATAGAAAGGACCTCACCTCCTCCCCTTTTATTTACTGCCAGGTTCTGTCTGTTTTTGGATTGATTAAAGAAGCCATGGCGCAACTGGATATCCCCCTGCGAAGCAGGCTTCCTGACCTGAAGGCCCTCACCCTCTATATCCATCAGCATATCTATGAGCCTGAAAAGATACAGGTTAAAAATGTGGCGGCTAATTTTAACATTGCACCCAATTATTTCAGCGTTTATTTCAGCCGGAACTTTGATATGAGTTACCGCGACTATATTAACAACTACCGTATTAAACTGATTGAAAAACGGGTAATGGCTGGCTTAACGCTGAAACAAATTGCTAACGAGTTCGGCTTTAGCGACGAAAGCCACCTGTCCCATTTCTTTCGTAAACGGATAGCGCTTTCCCCTGGCCAATACCGTGCGCAAAAGGCAAGGCTTGATCAAAAGACATAA